In the genome of Mugil cephalus isolate CIBA_MC_2020 chromosome 21, CIBA_Mcephalus_1.1, whole genome shotgun sequence, one region contains:
- the LOC124999029 gene encoding adenosine receptor A1-like, with translation MENITHLQSISSQAFPLFLRLSQNFSTAPLSNSTSSSPPPPPPGDSVVSPNVAYTAAELAIAFLSAAGNALVCAAVALNRRLRTVTNYFLVSLAVADICVGAVAIPCAVLTGVGLPRHNLYLCLLMLSVLIMFTQSSIFSLLAVAVERYVAIFMPFRYQVLMTPRNAALVILATWLLSFLIGLVPLMGWHKAPPDSGHCFFVLVVDMTYMVYFNFFACVLAPLVIMFLIYAQIFVAVKRQVRRIKCEQGGRGEGQARAAASMRREMKTATSLFLVLFLFTVCWIPLHIINCFLLLCPRCPVPLELLLTAIILSHANSAVNPFLYAYTMTAFRDTFKAIFLCCRTAGDKEASNLNNGGEDKAEGNKAS, from the coding sequence ATGGAGAACATCACTCATCTCCAGAGCATCTCCTCTCAAGCGTTCCCTCTTTTCCTACGACTTTCCCAGAACTTTTCAACTGCTCCTCTTTCCaattccacctcctcttctcctcctcctcctccacccggTGACTCGGTGGTCTCCCCTAACGTGGCGTACACCGCTGCCGAGCTGGCCATCGCCTTCCTCTCCGCCGCGGGCAACGCGCTCGTCTGCGCCGCCGTGGCCCTCAACCGCAGGCTGCGCACCGTCACCAACTACTTCCTGGTCTCGCTGGCCGTCGCCGACATCTGCGTGGGCGCCGTCGCCATCCCCTGCGCCGTCCTGACGGGCGTCGGCTTGCCGCGCCACAACCTCTACCTGTGCCTGCTCATGCTCAGCGTGCTGATCATGTTCACCCAGAGCTCCATCTTCAGCCTGCTGGCGGTGGCCGTGGAGCGCTACGTCGCCATCTTCATGCCCTTCCGCTACCAGGTCCTGATGACGCCGCGCAACGCCGCGCTGGTGATCCTCGCCACGTGGCTGCTGTCCTTCCTCATCGGGCTCGTGCCCCTCATGGGCTGGCACAAGGCGCCGCCCGACTCGGGCCACTGCTTCTTCGTCCTGGTGGTGGACATGACTTACATGGTCTACTTCAACTTCTTCGCGTGCGTGCTCGCGCCCCTGGTCATCATGTTCCTCATCTACGCCCAGATCTTCGTCGCGGTCAAGCGGCAGGTGAGGCGCATCAAGTGCGAGCAGGGGGGCAGGGGGGAGGGGCAGGCGAGGGCGGCGGCCAGCATGAGGCGAGAGATGAAGACGGCCACTTCGCTCTTCCTGGTTCTGTTCCTGTTCACTGTCTGCTGGATCCCGCTTCACATCATCAactgcttcctgctgctctgcccGCGCTGCCCCGTGCccctggagctgctgctcaCCGCCATCATCCTGTCGCACGCCAACTCCGCCGTCAACCCCTTCCTGTACGCGTACACCATGACGGCTTTCAGGGACACTTTCAAGgcgattttcttgtgctgcaggACAGCGGGAGACAAGGAGGCTTCAAATCTGAATAACGGTGGCGAAGATAAAGCTGAAGGGAATAAAGCTTCCTAA